One stretch of Punica granatum isolate Tunisia-2019 chromosome 5, ASM765513v2, whole genome shotgun sequence DNA includes these proteins:
- the LOC116209582 gene encoding 50S ribosomal protein L34, chloroplastic-like, with the protein MASVSILSSSSSVLFSSRGSPSASLTFLTGSRSRNAPPAVSLPGPASARSALLHCSFCPSSSSSLSFPSSFSGLSLGFGFNLGTGARPEKRRGLVVRAGKAALCQTKRNRSRKSLARTHGFRRRMRTTSGRAILKRRRTKGRWVLCPKSYPKSGKEA; encoded by the exons ATGGCGTCGGTTTCGATTCTCTCGTCTTCTTCATCGGTCCTTTTCTCTTCACGGGGCAGCCCTTCCGCCTCGCTCACCTTCCTCACTGGTTCAAGAAGCAGGAACGCCCCTCCGGCCGTGAGCTTACCGGGCCCCGCGTCGGCCCGCTCTGCTCTGCTCCACTGCTCCTTCTGCCCTAGTTCTTCGTCTTCCCTGTCCttcccttcttccttctccG GTTTGTCATTGGGGTTTGGTTTTAATTTGGGCACTGGGGCAAGACCCGAGAAACGACGTGGCCTAGTGGTGAGGGCAGGGAAGGCGGCCCTTTGTCAAACAAAGAGGAACCGGTCACGCAAGTCTCTGGCTCGGACTCATGGATTCCGAAGAAGAATGAGAACGACCAGTGGAAGAGCTATCCTAAAGCGCAGAAGAACCAAGGGCAGATGGGTCCTCTGCCCCAAGTCCTACCCGAAGAGTGGCAAAGAAGCCTAA
- the LOC116209581 gene encoding LOW QUALITY PROTEIN: senescence-specific cysteine protease SAG39-like (The sequence of the model RefSeq protein was modified relative to this genomic sequence to represent the inferred CDS: inserted 1 base in 1 codon; deleted 1 base in 1 codon) produces MLERHEKWMVQFGRVYADEAEKERRFAIFKTNVEYIEMFNRDGTKTYQLGINGFADLTNEEFRATRNGYKHIFHPGSSRTSSFRHENTSVPSSMDWRQKGAVTPIKDQGQCGCCWAFSAVAATEGIHQLSTGKLISLSEQELVDCDTGGEDQGCEGGLMDNAFKFIIHNHGLTTEAKYPYQAGQQXCNADKASSHVATITGYEDVPANSESALLKAVANQPVSVAIDASGSDFQLYSGGVFTGECGTELDHGVTAVGYGTDDDGTKNWLVKNSWGASWGEKGYIRMRERDVDADEGLCGIAMQSSYPTA; encoded by the exons ATGTTAGAGCGGCACGAGAAGTGGATGGTTCAGTTCGGGCGTGTCTATGCAGATGAGGCAGAGAAGGAGAGGCGGTTCGCAATATTCAAGACCAATGTCGAGTACATAGAGATGTTCAACCGAGATGGAACCAAGACTTACCAGCTGGGGATCAATGGGTTTGCTGACCTAACGAACGAGGAGTTTCGGGCTACTCGGAACGGTTACAAACACATCTTTCATCCAGGGTCGTCCAGGACATCATCATTTAGACATGAGAATACGTCGGTTCCTTCCAGCATGGATTGGAGACAGAAAGGAGCTGTCACACCCATCAAGGACCAAGGCCAATGCG GATGTTGTTGGGCATTCTCCGCGGTGGCAGCTACCGAGGGGATTCACCAGCTCAGTACCGGGAAACTGATCTCATTGTCCGAGCAAGAGTTGGTGGACTGTGACACTGGAGGAGAGGATCAAGGTTGTGAGGGCGGTCTCATGGACAATGCCTTCAAATTCATCATTCATAACCACGGCCTCACGACGGAAGCTAAATACCCCTATCAGGCAGGACAGC CTTGTAATGCCGACAAAGCATCCTCACATGTGGCAACGATCACCGGCTATGAGGATGTGCCTGCCAACAGCGAGTCCGCTCTGCTAAAGGCAGTGGCCAATCAGCCAGTTTCAGTTGCCATCGATGCTAGTGGGTCAGACTTCCAACTCTATTCCGGTGGTGTATTCACAGGAGAATGTGGAACCGAGTTGGATCATGGGGTGACCGCAGTTGGGTATGGGACAGACGATGACGGTACCAAG AACTGGCTAGTAAAGAACTCATGGGGTGCCAGCTGGGGAGAGAAGGGGTATATCAGGATGCGAGAGAGAGATGTCGATGCCGATGAAGGGTTGTGTGGTATTGCCATGCAGTCATCCTATCCGACTGCTTGA